Proteins from one Plasmodium relictum strain SGS1 genome assembly, chromosome: 10 genomic window:
- the PI3K gene encoding phosphatidylinositol 3-kinase, putative, producing MNLSKINDANIIDVDYYFILNIGFFICFENEYNNLLNDENSNNDKTKLIRKINNLKKYIYYEKRKKKIKVLAIQENIDQRKYMKIKITNNKNGNEKTTNIKKKSKSSNIKKSNTNNFQITSYLLINNEFFSYPVRLKCINKGKKKKDKKNGKKGGSFIFSKGNTTLNNLNCELSIKIDSNNSVLINEESLNENDNNKGLLNFKQIDSTDKNSISKNNFKNSIEMFEVDNSKVKENHKQKKEKYDQYMNDRVHKYDIFKTLLSKKKKKKISNNVFIINRSIKFPIKYNQLCAKSYIFFIIQDVNNDKITYYSYCSLFSLNGILKQGIQIRKLYHINKKGKIKEHILNALKNKIYYSSDDSLKKKKKKIYNFLKKNCIYYDLIKLYNFENKKKKKKGKGKYLRKINNIDNLKIYKKNKKVKKNTYLKSNNQKILDLHLFSMEKLNTTKKLFKDIQITSVSAKFNDYRNNDSKKETVGGNTNKNSLFNNQISNIDNDGEKKYKGINKYSLKSSSKSFKYNNFYKVLLKCKYIENLISSLKNSLPENYKCNKKTYIKKNSKNKYINNYKSNDNDFKNYKRKYSLCNKRIINGNAVINHLYCKKMISSNDKLIDKNDCSLNNYALINMKKENTKYNKRKLKKNIFLKYKKESYSLKPYHNLYKCNNNNNGLKLCKKIINLYKKWNIIKKKKIAGYIIFNFMNFNKDTIYYNENKNDLSTFHENIFDAIGNNQYEYYKYNSNSTSNYDWFFNSFEFVGKTDNISLLSDKVINKKIDKNCILLNNYSENYNNKEALTSSVKSLENLEKKIIQKDNKGINEKNEENYELKENISNKNYNKHYDNNISNSKSESETNINYSNSHNQEIINYKNCYSNIYMTKENKKDKIGIINEIYNKDNNEKKEKAEKIDNILESNEIFSQNSNDISNLEIKEKKLNDIFQHISKYINRISKNINITNKNRYDDYPFDFLSKEKFEYISMLTPTINEIKTLSTILNIPLIKMNEYEKDCVWKFRFQLLNRKETLGKFLKCVNWENKDEEEEAIILLNKWPKPCLEDCLELFHSYMHHSVIKKYIIDIIKNTKKDQLKLYLFQLVQCLRISNYENIDNLFINTLIHKCIKSKKLSIYLHWLLLSETKDKLKGNLYLYVHKLFINKLMNSDLKKKKEILQILKNQNRFRNQLLYLTKIAKNKSDRIQNKTKKLKHFLFYYRKNYGYINIKDFIKNNIFVADNNIYDFSHLSPSQNKISNSNISCELNLNLEKKKKFPKGNYYKQNYLPAIIKKNTFHEDIHKEYFEDTDKNSSVFCLENNNNSSINKSYETYNQNNTEDKEYFEFNNNKSNISNSIYYLDNELTINYDINEDIYFFQYKKDVNQRLSSDVSNESSNIINYIDDSKNVKIEKNKDNSFFSNFLQFNDNFDFFLSTTYSDEDNNIEILDDSINIVQKQKIKKINAPLILPVDPNIELLSFLPEQSYVVRSSLYPIVIACLVRKKIKLYHEHSHNLIINKQKYLKKNIKNKKNYSLYNSYNSKFIKALYTSFDNAKDFDYFFKNIKYNNNNIFYKKKKIEKIDLKNYGLSSVEPNKKNNFSSNTNEKLKYENSNFNKNNKSTTCKTEDLKEDEVKEKIKKQVEKNEEKYDIDDENESSEDEDSEYCENKEKKKDEEKKGQTNKNNEKEDKTKKNIDKNCIKNRGVKKKKSIKKYNEIYELSIKKYIYKAGDDLRQDHLVIQIIYIIDNIWKRYGLNLKLTLYKVLALSTDDGFIEFVDYAESISSIKKNYKGEIRQYFIDNSSDPNSPLGFDAQKLENFISSCAGYSVITYILGIGDRHLDNLMVSKDGCFFHIDFGYIFGEDPKPFSPPMKLCKEMIEAMGGAHSIGYEQFLKKCCLGYKYLRYHSKLIISLLDSMCESGLKDMKASPELCVLKVQEKFRLDLNDEAAEIYFLSVINASVKTLFPVVVDKLHEWALNWK from the coding sequence ATGAATTTgagtaaaataaatgatgCAAATATAATAGATGTcgattattattttatattaaatataggattttttatatgttttgaaaatgaatataataatcttttaaatgatgaaaattctaataatgataaaacaaaattaataaggaaaataaataatttaaaaaaatatatttattatgagaaaagaaagaaaaaaattaaagttcTAGCAATACAAGAAAACATAGATCAAAGAAAATAcatgaagataaaaataactaataacaaaaatgGTAACGAAAAAacaacaaatataaaaaaaaaaagtaaaagcagtaatattaaaaaaagtaatacaAATAACTTTCAGATAACAAGTTATTTACTTATTAACAATGAATTTTTTAGTTATCCCGTTAGATTAAAATGTATTAAtaagggaaaaaaaaaaaaagataaaaaaaatggtaAAAAAGGAGggagttttattttttctaaaggTAATACaactttaaataatttaaattgtGAATTAAGTATTAAAATTGATTCTAATAACTCAGTTTTAATTAATGAAGAATcgttaaatgaaaatgataataataaaggaTTGTTAAACTTTAAGCAAATAGATAGTACTGATAAGAATAGTATCagcaaaaataattttaaaaacagTATAGAAATGTTTGAAGTTGATAATAGCAAAGTAAAAGAAAAtcataaacaaaaaaaggaaaaatatgaTCAATACATGAATGATAGAGTACACAAAtatgatatatttaaaacactgttaagcaaaaaaaaaaaaaaaaaaatttctaataatgtatttataataaacaGAAGTATTAAATTTCCTATAAAATACAATCAGCTATGTGCAAAgtcttatatatttttcattatccaagatgtaaataatgataaaataacatATTACAGTTACTGTAGTTTATTTTCATTGAATGGTATATTAAAACAAGGAATacaaataagaaaattatatcatattaataaaaaaggaaaaattaaaGAGCATATTCTGAATGcattgaaaaataaaatttattatagttCTGATGATtcattaaagaaaaaaaaaaaaaaaatatataattttttaaaaaaaaattgcattTACTATGatctaataaaattatataatttcgaaaacaaaaaaaaaaaaaaaaaaggaaaaggaaaatacTTACGTAAAATTAACAATATAGACAaccttaaaatatataaaaaaaataagaaggTGAAAAAGAATACTTACTTAAAATCTAATAATCAAAAAATACTAgatttacatttatttaGTATGGAAAAACTTAATACtactaaaaaattatttaaggATATTCAAATTACTTCTGTTTCAGCAAAATTCAACGATTACAGAAATAATGATAGTAAAAAAGAAACTGTGGGAGGtaatactaataaaaatagtctTTTTAATAATCAAATCAGCAATATAGATAACGATGGTGAGAAAAAATACAAGGGTATAAATAAGTATTCCCTAAAATCATCCTCaaaaagttttaaatataacaatttttataaagttttgttaaaatgtaaatacattgaaaatttaatatcCTCTTTAAAAAACTCTTTACCAGAAAATTACAAGTGTAATAAAAAgacatatattaaaaaaaattcaaaaaataaatatataaacaacTATAAGTCAAATGataatgattttaaaaattataaaagaaaatactcTTTATgcaataaaagaattataaatGGTAATGCTGTAATTAATCATTTATATTGCAAAAAAATGATTAGTTCaaatgataaattaataGACAAAAATGATTGTTCACTAAATAATTATgctttaataaatatgaaaaaagaaaatacaaaatataataaaagaaaattaaagaagaatatatttttaaaatataaaaaagaatcatATTCCTTAAAACCTTATCATAACCtatataaatgtaataataataataatggtttaaaattatgtaaaaaaataataaatttatataaaaaatggaatataattaaaaaaaaaaaaatagctgggtatatcatttttaatttcatgaATTTTAACAAAGAtacaatatattataatgaaaataaaaatgatttatcaACTTTTCATGAAAACATTTTTGATGCAATTGGTAATAATCAATATGAAtactataaatataatagtaATTCAACGAGCAATTACGATTggttttttaattcattcgAATTTGTTGGAAAAACAGATAATATTAGTTTGTTAAGTGATaaagtaataaataaaaaaattgacaagaattgtattttattaaataattactcagaaaattataataataaagaagcACTTACAAGTTCAGTCAAATCGTTAGAAAatcttgaaaaaaaaattattcaaaaagataataaaggaattaatgaaaaaaatgaagaaaattatgaattgaaagaaaatataagtaataaaaattataataagcATTATGATAATAACATAAGTAATAGTAAAAGTGAAAGTGAaactaatataaattatagtAATAGTCATAATcaagaaattataaattataaaaattgttatagtaatatttatatgactaaagaaaataaaaaagataaaataggcataattaatgaaatatataataaagataataatgaGAAAAAAGAGAAAGCAGAAAAAATAGACAATATATTAGAATCgaatgaaattttttctcAAAATAGTAATGATATATCTAATCTGgaaataaaggaaaaaaaactaaatgaTATTTTTCAGCATATAAGCAAATATATAAATcgtataagtaaaaatatcaatataacaaataaaaacaGATATGATGACTATCCCTTTGATTTTTTATCAAAGGAAAAGTTTGAATATATATCAATGTTAACACCTActattaatgaaataaaaacattaagtactatattaaatatacctttaataaaaatgaatgaatatgaaaaagaTTGTGTATGGAAGTTTCGTTTTCAACTTTTAAATAGAAAAGAAACTTTaggaaaatttttaaaatgtgTAAACTGGGAAAATAAAGATGAAGAAGAGGAagcaattattttattaaataagtGGCCGAAACCTTGTTTAGAGGATTGTCTTGAATTATTTCATTCATATATGCATCATAgtgttattaaaaaatatattattgatattataaaaaacacaaaaaaagatcaattaaaattatatttatttcagTTAGTACAATGCTTAAGAATTTcgaattatgaaaatattgacaatttatttataaatacattaatacataaatgtattaaatcaaaaaaattatctataTATTTGCATTGGCTTCTTTTAAGTGAAAcaaaagataaattaaaaggaaatttatatttgtatgttcataaattatttattaataagcTAATGAATtctgatttaaaaaaaaaaaaggaaattttacaaattttaaaaaatcaaaatagATTTCGTAATCAGCTGCTATATTTAACAAAGATcgcaaaaaataaaagtgatCGTATacaaaacaaaacaaaaaaattaaagcacttcttattttattataggAAAAATTACggatatataaatattaaagattttattaaaaataacatatttgTAGCTGATAACAATATTTATGATTTTTCTCATTTGAGTCCTTcccaaaataaaatttccaATAGTAATATCTCATGTGAATTGaatttaaatttagaaaaaaaaaaaaaatttccaaAAGGAAATTACtataaacaaaattatttacctgcaataattaaaaaaaatacttttcaTGAAGATATTCataaagaatattttgaAGATACCGATAAAAATTCATCTGTTTTCTgcttagaaaataataataacagtaGCATAAATAAATCTTATGAAACAtataatcaaaataataCTGAGGATAAGGAATATTTTGAgtttaataataacaaaagcAACATCAGTAAttctatttattatttagatAATGAACTAACTATTAATTATGACATAAATGAagatatatacttttttcaatataaaaaagatgtTAATCAAAGATTAAGTTCCGATGTTAGCAATGAATCAAGCAacataattaattatattgatgattcaaaaaatgtaaaaatagaaaaaaataaagataattcattcttttctaattttttacaatttaaTGATAACTTCGATTTTTTTCTGAGTACCACTTATAGTGatgaagataataatattgaaataTTAGATGATTCAATAAACATTGTTCAAAaacagaaaataaaaaaaattaatgccCCTTTAATTTTGCCAGTTGATCCAAATATAGAATTATTAAGTTTTTTGCCAGAGCAATCATACGTAGTACGCTCTTCTTTATATCCTATTGTTATAGCTTGCTTagttagaaaaaaaataaagcttTATCATGAACATTCTCacaatttaattattaataaacaaaaatatttaaaaaaaaatataaaaaataaaaaaaattattcattatataattcttataactctaaatttattaaagcTTTATACACTTCTTTTGACAATGCAAAAGATTTTgattacttttttaaaaatataaagtataataataataatatcttttacaaaaagaagaaaatagaaaaaattgatttaaaaaattatggtCTTTCTTCTGTTGAaccaaataaaaaaaacaatttttcttctaataCAAATGAAAAATTGAAGTATGAAAATTCAAacttcaataaaaataataaaagtacaACATGTAAAACAGAAGATTTAAAGGAAGATGaagttaaagaaaaaattaaaaaacaagTTGAAAagaatgaagaaaaatatgacattgatgatgaaaatgaaagtAGTGAAGATGAAGATAGTGAATACtgtgaaaataaagaaaagaaaaaggatgaggaaaaaaaagggcaaactaataaaaataatgaaaaagaggataaaacaaaaaagaatatcGATAAAAATTGCATTAAAAATAGAGgtgtgaaaaaaaaaaaaagtataaaaaaatataatgagatatatgaattatcaataaaaaaatatatttataaagcTGGTGATGATTTAAGACAGGATCATTTAgtaatacaaataatatatataattgacAACATATGGAAAAGGTATGGATTAAACTTAAAATTAACTCTTTACAAAGTTTTGGCATTATCTACTGACGATGGTTTTATTGAATTTGTTGATTACGCTGAATCTATTTcctcaataaaaaaaaattataaaggagAGATTAGACAGTATTTTATTGATAACAGTTCTGATCCTAATTCTCCCTTAGGATTTGATGCACAAAAActagaaaattttatatcaaGTTGTGCGGGTTATAGTGtgataacatatatattaggAATAGGAGATAGGCATTTAGATAACTTAATGGTATCAAAAGATGGttgtttttttcatattgATTTTGGTTACATTTTTGGAGAAGATC
- a CDS encoding RNA-binding protein, putative, whose product MSLKRSLNHSEIDDEKKKKKINTEKNGNEEKNCEVETFNEKENDKLNYLKYNSIIKMSNICSNDYIISNNLNAELNSNTTNDNYDDCKKYLQNDKEKNSCDDNTNFTYEKNENNKINDYIEEKSEGEIKKQMKNNSIKEVELLDKKLTESDYKMNEDANIVEKEKVVKKEQNLKNENSFNNEEEIKKNETSSDDKEEIKENVNSSNDKEEIKENVNSSNDKEEIKENVNSSNDKEEIKENINSSNDKEEIKENVNSSNDKEEIKENVNSSNDKEEIKNENTSNDKERISNRTNATDYGKDREDYKHNYQNSYYNMYNMNVENYMNYPYYYNQYYNVMQSNPFNNDVSKENCYNINELQRNKKENLTQRSNFENEFKMDENNTSNLMNNISNVYVNNPINNSMNNQIDYSTNNYYNMYNYNYMNNLNYNYYYNMYDKGYDYTKNLENSIKNYDYCSIIDKSIELMKKSDKVKEILKNPARLQITQDELNKIEYTEGNEQYNIWFGKYVTDRFDKSSKNTPRFVAKYKCNPLKDSGYTKADKVYNSKQYFCIYFARGCCAYGHNCLYKHRIPNENDEIEFEASIDIFGREKFNTFKDDMTGVGNFNNDCRTLFIGSIYINNLNEVSVIEKILYDEFINFGNIDYVRFIPNKNIAFIQFTNRVNAEFAKVAMSDQPIENHSTALTIKWAYELKNQPHHLIQYYNNPYIYNQNQVISSTWENYIMQQQYNNVMFSDYNNINNNNAAFTAHYKKINDRCNNLSNSLNKIDQMFDMQNKDNKDDSFPVYM is encoded by the coding sequence ATGAGCTTGAAAAGATCATTAAATCATTCAGAAAtagatgatgaaaaaaaaaaaaaaaaaattaatacagaaaaaaatggtaatgaagaaaaaaattgtgaAGTGGAAacatttaatgaaaaagaaaatgataaattaaattacttAAAATATAACAGTATCATAAAGATGTCAAACATTTGTTCAAatgattatattatttctaataatttaaatgcaGAGTTAAATTCAAACACAACAAATGATAACTACGATGATTGTAAgaaatatttacaaaatgataaagagaaaaattcTTGTGACGACAATACAAATTTTACATATGAAAAGAAtgaaaacaataaaataaatgactatatagaagaaaaatcTGAAGGAGAAATAAAGaaacaaatgaaaaataatagcATAAAGGAAGTTGAattattagataaaaaacTTACTGAATCAGACTATAAAATGAATGAAGATGCTAATATagttgaaaaagaaaaagtagtaaaaaaagaacaaaatttaaaaaatgaaaattcttttaacaatgaagaagaaataaaaaaaaatgaaacttCTTCGGACGacaaagaagaaataaaagaaaatgtaaattCTTCGAAtgataaagaagaaataaaagaaaatgtaaattCTTCGAAtgataaagaagaaataaaagaaaatgtaaattCTTCGAAtgataaagaagaaataaaagaaaatataaattcttCGAAtgataaagaagaaataaaagaaaatgtaaattCTTCGAAtgataaagaagaaataaaagaaaatgtaaattCTTCGAAtgataaagaagaaataaaaaatgaaaacacTTCGAACGATAAAGAAAGAATTAGTAACAGAACTAATGCTACTGATTACGGAAAGGATAGGGAGGATTATAAGCATAATTATCAAAATTCATATTACAATATGTATAATATGAATGTAGAgaattatatgaattatccatattattataatcaaTATTATAATGTTATGCAGTCTAATCCTTTTAATAACGATGTAAGTAAAGAAAATTGTTATAATATTAACGAATtacaaagaaataaaaaagaaaatttaactcAAAGAAGTAATTTtgaaaatgaatttaaaatgGATGAAAATAACACATCAAATTTGATGAACAATATTTCTAACGTATATGTGAATAATCCAATAAATAATTCTATGAATAATCAAATTGATTATTCCACAAATAACTATTACAATatgtataattataattatatgaataatttgaattacaattattattataatatgtATGATAAAGGTTATgattacactaaaaatttagaaaatagtATAAAAAACTATGATTATTGTTCTATTATTGATAAGAGTATagaattaatgaaaaaaagtgataaagtaaaagaaatattaaaaaaccCAGCAAGATTACAAATTACACaagatgaattaaataaaattgaatacACGGAAGGAAATGAACAATATAATATTTGGTTTGGCAAATATGTAACCGATAGATTTGATAAAAGTTCAAAAAATACTCCCCGATTTGTtgcaaaatataaatgtaatCCCTTAAAAGATTCAGGTTATACTAAAGCAGATAAAGTATACAATAGTAAACagtatttttgtatttatttcGCAAGAGGTTGTTGTGCATATGGTCATAACTGCTTATATAAACATCGGATTCCgaatgaaaatgatgaaatagAATTTGAAGCATCTATTGATATATTCGGAAGGGAAAAATTTAATACCTTTAAAGATGATATGACAGGTGTAGGcaattttaataatgattGTAGAACTTTATTTATTGGaagtatttatataaataatttaaatgaagtttctgtaattgaaaaaattttatatgatgaatttattaattttggGAATATTGATTATGTTAGATTTATCCCTAATAAGAATATTGCTTTTATTCAATTTACTAATAGAGTTAATGCAGAATTTGCAAAAGTAGCCATGTCTGACCAACCTATAGAAAATCATTCAACGGCATTAACAATAAAATGGGcatatgaattaaaaaatcaaCCACATCATTTAATTCAGTATTATAATAatccatatatatataatcaaAATCAAGTTATTTCTTCTACTTGGGAAAACTATATTATGCAACAACAATACAATAATGTAATGTTTAgtgattataataatattaataataataatgctGCATTTACAGctcattataaaaaaattaatgacaGATGTAATAACTTAAGTAAtagtttaaataaaatagatcAAATGTTTGATATGCAAAATAAAGATAACAAAGATGATTCATTTCCAGTATACATGTAA
- the ROM9 gene encoding rhomboid protease ROM9, putative: MGLMTKKKNLLELKFFRRNFYSRINYCKERKYDLLEKNKYYLNYEKKNEIFNKNSIRKFSRYSNKGKDEKGKILLSLIKKDALKSYITNLNNKMQNVIKIEGNIEKSINNLYYKLRIKYMFLKKKYQSEISKYKNISSNISIIHMIKNDRKIKQLLNNLLIKKKYFLNNIHYYFKNFNKSYYKSLFLYHYRKSPVTYTLMLLHVLVFLLWLKAKPANNYDYFRKQYFSSYGLTLDFMYKYFCCSLRSLKEKKLYTLVTSLISHNTIQSFLLNTISLYYIGTSLEMLINSRNFIITYIISGIISAYVQLLYHKNNYNNIYVFGASGSISSILMTYTFLYPKQNIYLYGIIALPLALFSGLYFLNEFYCVLSDKKDNTGHIAHLTGMGLGILYYYYIKRKIL; the protein is encoded by the exons ATGGGTTTgatgacaaaaaaaaaaaatttgcttgaactaaaattttttagaagaaatttttattcaaGAATTAATTACTgtaaagaaagaaaatacGATTtgttagaaaaaaataaatactatttaaattatgaaaagaaaaatgaaatttttaataaaaatagtataaGAAAATTTTCCAGATATTCTAATAAAGGAAAAGATGAAAAGGGAAAGATTTTATTATCACTTATAAAAAAGGATGCATTGAAGAGTTACATAAccaatttaaataataaaatgcaaaatgttattaaaattgaaggaaatattgaaaaatcgattaataatttatattataaattacgtataaaatatatgtttttaaaaaaaaaatatcaaagtgaaatttctaaatataaaaatatatcttctAACATATCTATTATTCACATGATCAAAAAtgatagaaaaataaaacaattattaaataacttactaataaaaaaaaaatattttttaaataatatacactattactttaaaaattttaataaatcttATTATAAAAGTTTGTTCTTATATCATTACAGAAAGTCTCCTGTTACATATACGTTGATGTTATTACAtgttttagtttttttattatggtTAAAGGCGAAACCAGCAAATAATTATGATTATTTTAGAAAAcaatatttttcttcatatgGATTGACTTTAGattttatgtataaatatttctgTTGTAGTTTGCGAagtttaaaagaaaaaaaattatatacattAGTAACTTCTTTAATAAGTCATAATACTATtcaatcttttttattaaatactatatctttatattatatagGAACCTCTTTAGAAATGTTAATAAATTCTcgaaattttattatcacATATATAATTAGTGGTATTATATCTGCATATGTGCAACTTCTATATCATAAGaacaattataataatatttatgtatttggAGCAAGTGGGAGTATAAGCTCTATTTTAATGACATATACTTTTCTATACCCCaaacaaaatatttatttatatggaATAATCGCATTACCATTa gCTCTTTTTTCAggattatattttttaaatgaattttacTGTGTATTAAgtgataaaaaagataatacag GTCATATTGCTCATTTAACTGGAATGGGTTTAGGGatactttattattattatattaaaagaaaaatacttTGA